Genomic segment of Syntrophorhabdaceae bacterium:
TGACGGCCGTTGCGCCGCAGGACCATGATCTCGACAGGAAGGCCCTCACCGGGTTCGACCCGCAGGGACAGGTGGCCGTTGCCGGTGATAGTGTCGGTGCACGACATACGGTTACGCCGGCGCCTGACGGTAATGGCGCGGGCACGGGCGCCGCGGGTGCCAGGACGCTCAATTACATCGGTTCCGGCGGTCCTGATGAACGAAACTTCTCCTTTATCCGCGACAGGATCATGCAGGGTATCGTTTACCCGGAGCGGGCAAGAAGAATGGGATGGGAGGGGAAGGTGGTCCTTTCATTCACTGTCCACGAGAATGGTTCCATAGATGATGTAAAGATCATCGACAGCTCCGGTTTTTCCGTCCTTGACGAGAACGCCAGGGAGACAATAGCTAAAACAGATCTTAAACGAAAGGTACCCGTCCGGTTAGTTGTTCTTTTACCCGTGGAATACAGGCTCCGTTAGCAGGGAACCCATATCCCGATATGACGGCCGGACGGAAAGAGTGAACCCATGAAGACCATTGAAGACGATCAACTGATACTCCTTATCTGGCGGGGCAGGAAGTACTTCAAGCGAATAGCATCCGATCAGTCGTTCCACGGCAAAGGCGGGATGCTCCGCTACGGCGATCTCATCGGCAAGCCCTATGGAATACGCATCGGAGAATACGATATTTTCGAGCCAACGATCGAGGACATCGTGATGTACGGATTCAAGAGGGAGACCCAGATAGTCTTTCCCAAGGAAAGCTTCTTCATCGCTTTTCGCTTGAGCCTCAAGAAAGGTTCCCGCGTCCTTGAGGTGGGTACGGGCAGCGGAGCCAACACGTATATCATGTCGCATGCGGTGGGACCCGAAGGGCTTGTCGTTTCCTTCGAGCAGGAAGAGAGACACTTCAGGAACGCGAAGCGGAACTTCGACCGCTTTGGAGAATGGGGCAACGTGGAACTCCACAACGAGGAATTCAACGGGCATGCTGTCGGCGATTTCGATGCCGCCTTCATTGACGTGAGGGAACCGTGGACGGTTCTGGAAAAGGTGAGGGGGCTGCTGAAAGGAAGCGCCCCCATAGGCATGATCGTACCCACGGCCAACCAGATATCGGAGGTCCTGAAGGCCCTCGAAGAGGGCTACGGCGACACCGAGGTCCTTGAGATCCTCATGAGAAAATACAAGACCGTTGCCGAACGGGTCCGTCCCACGGACCGGATGATAGCACATACGGGATATCTCGTCTTCACGAGAAAACTGGATAACGGGTAACAGGTGATAGGTAACGGGAAAGACGTCTTATTCCTCTACCCATCATTTGGTTCAAAGGATCACAAACCTCTTCACGTAATCGACGATCTCCTGGGGGTCGTCCATTATCTTGAAGATCTCGAGGTCTTCCTTGAGGATTCTGCTGTGCTCGAGCATTTGCTCCTTCATCCAGTCAACGAGTCCCTTCCAGTATGTTGAGTCGTAGAGGATAACAGGGAAAGGTCTCATTTTCTTGGTCTGGATGAGGGTGATGGCCTCGAAGAGCTCGTCGAGGGTGCCGAAGCCGCCGGGCATAACGACATAGGCCATGGCATACTTGAGGAACATGACCTTACGGACGAAGAAGTACCGGTAGCTCAACCGGACGTTTGCGTAGGGATTGGGTTTTTGCTCGAAGGGCAGTTCGATGTTGATGCCGATGGATTTGGCTCCTCCGTCTCTTGCCCCCTTGTTCGCCGCCTCCATGACGCCGCCCCCGCCCCCGGTAATAATGTTGAACCCGTTCTTGGCGAGGAGCTTGGCCAGTCCGTACGTCTTCTCGTAAAGATCGTGGCCCTTCTGGCAGCGGGCGCTGCCGAAAACGGTGATGGCAGGGTTGACCTCGTTAAGATTTTCAAAGCCTTCCACGAATTCAGCCATGATATGGAAGAGTCTCCAGGATTCCTTCAGGTTTATATCGTCTATGACGTATTGTTTCTCCATCGGTTCCCCTTTTTGCCTTGAGATTTTGGGCGTTGACATATATTATTTACATACAAATAGCTTGTCAAATTAAAACGAAATGGGCGAAATATTGATCGGAACAAGCGGTTTTTCTTTTGATGATTGGATAGGCGAGGTTTACCCGCAGGGCACGAAAAAGCAGGACATGCTGTCCCACTATGTCAACAGGCTGGGGTTCAGGGCCCTGGAGGTGAACTACACATATTATTCCATGCCGTCCCGCAAGACCATGGAATCCTTCGCACGACGGACGACGTCGGATTTTTCCTTTGTTGTGAAGGCATACAAAGGCATCACTCATTCAATCATCGGCGATATAAGAGAAACATGCCGTCTCTTTAAAGAGGGCATCGAACCGCTGGGAGAGAGCATGAAGGCCCTTCTGTTCCAATTTCCTTACATGTTCCTCCCCACTGACGAGAATATCGGATACCTTCGAAAGATAAGGGATGAGTTTGCGGACTATGAGTCGATCATCGAATTCCGCAACGCCAGATGGTTCGAGGAACGATATTTCGACCTTCTCAGGGAATTGTCGCTCGGGTTTTGCGTTGTTGACGAGCCCAGGCTCAAGGGCCTCATGCCCTTCACACCCGTTCTGACATCGCAGACGGGATACTTCCGTTTTCACGGGAGGAACAGGGCATGGTTCAGGGAACCCGTCGATGTCCGGTATGATTACCTGTATACAGAGAAGGAATTGAAGACATTCGTACAACCTGTTGAGGATATTGCCTCAAAAACCGCCGGTACGACCTTCGTCTTTTTCAACAACTGCCATGCAGGCAAAGCGGCCAGGAATGCCCTCATGATGATCGAGCTTTTGCGTCAGAAGCCGTCATTGGATGCGGCGGCACAGGCCGCTCCCCACAACTGAAAGGACGCCGACGGCGTCACGTCTCTGTGTGGTCGGTACCGTCTCTTGCCAATGTTTGCAGACCAGGGTCCCGATAAGGAGTCGCTATGAACAATGAGATCTTCAGAGAGTACGATATCAGGGGAAGCGTGGAGGACGATCTCGCCGATGACGTCGTTCGGAGCATAGGGAAGGCCTTCGGGGCTTACATGGTGAGGCTCGGGAAGAAAAGGGCAGCTCTTTGCCGCGACTGCCGGCTCAGTTCCGGGCATTACCGTGACATTCTGGCCGAAGCCATGGTCGAAAGCGGCCTCGACGTCGTAGATGTCGGCCTCGCGCCGACGCCGCTCTTTTATTATTCGCTTTTCAACCTCGATGTCGAAGGCGGCATCATGATAACAGGGAGCCACAACCCTCCCAGCATGAACGGTTTCAAGGTTGCCGTCGACAGGGCAACGCTCTATGGCGAGCAGATACAGGATATGAGGAGGATCATCGAGGCGGAAAGATACGTGAGCGACGTGGGATCATACCGCGAATACAAGGATATCGTGAAAGACTATTACGGGTATCTGCGCAAGAGCATAAAGATAGGAAAGAGGTTCAACGTCGTCATGGATGCCGGCAATGGCACGGGAGGGGTTATCGCGGCTCCCATCATGAAGGAGTTCGGCCAGAATGTGACGGAGCTGTTTTGCGACATGGACGGCCATTTCCCCAACCATTTCCCCGACCCCACGGTGGAGAAGAACCTTGCCGCTCTCAGGGAGACCGTTCTCAGGGAAAAGGCGGATGTCGGTATCGGATATGACGGTGATGCCGACCGGATAGGCATCATCGATGAGAAGGGCGGCATCATATGGGGCGATTATCTCATGCTCATCTATGCCCGGCAGGTCCTCAAGGAACACAAGGGGGCGATATTCGTTTCGGAAGTCAAGTGCTCCCGGAACCTGTTCGACGATATAGCGAAGCGCGGCGGCGTTCCCATCATGTGGAAGGCGGGCCATTCGCTCATCAAGCAGAAGATGAGGGAGGTCCACGCCATGATGGGCGGAGAGATGAGCGGTCACATCTTTTTCGCCGACCGTTTTTTCGGCTACGACGACGCCATCTACGCATCTTTGCGGTTCCTCGAAATAATGGAGGAGGACGGCAGGCCCGTATCCGAGTTCCTCGCCGACCTGCCGAAGACGTATTTCACGCCGGAGATACGCACGGATTGCCCGGACAGGGTGAAGTTCGATGTCGTGCGGGAACTGACGGAACTCTATCGCTCGCAGTATCCCATCATAGACATCGACGGCGTGCGGGCGATGTTCGACGATGGCTGGGGACTCGTTCGTCCCTCCAACACGCAACCCATCCTTGTTCTGAGGTTCGAGGCCGACACGAAGGAGGGCCTCGACCGCATCCAGTCGATGGTGACCGAAGATCTGGAAAGGATAATGAAGAAGTTTCAGGGAACGTGAAACCTGAAACTCAAAGAAAATAATGTTTGATATCCCGCGAAACATTCTCAGGCCGGCACGTTATATCGGCTGCGAGCCTAATCATGTGAAGAAGGACCTGAAGGACGTCAAGGTTCGCTTTGCCCTGTGCTATCCCGATATATACGAGATAGCAATGTCCTACTACGGGCTGTTTCTGCTTTACGAGATCGCCAACAACGTTGAGGGGGTCTGGTGCGAGCGCTGTTTCGCTCCCTGGGCGGATATGGAAGAACATCTCAGGCGATCGGGCACGGCCCTTGGGACGCTGGAGTCGAAGACTCCTCTTCACGCCATGGACCTCATAGGGTTCTCGCTGACCTATGAACTCAATGTGACCAACGTTCTCAACATGCTCTCCCTGGGCGGCGTGAAGATACGCGCTGAAGAGCGTAAGGGGAACGACCCCATTGTCATCGGCGGCGGGCCGCTCATGCTCAACCCAAAACCTTACGAGCGTTTCTTCGATATCATTGTGGCGGGTGAAGGTGATGAGGTGCTTGTTTCCCTGCTCAATACGGCACGCAGCATGAAAGGGGAGTCAAGGGACAGGATGATCGCGGAACTGGCCAAACTGGAGGGGGTCCATTCCCCCTTCGCGCCCTCGCCGAAGGTGAAGCGCCTCTTCGTCCGTGATCTTGATAATGGATACCACCCCGCCCGACCTCCCATACCCACCGTGGACAGCGTTCATAACCGACTCAACATCGAGATATCGCGAGGCTGCGGCAACGGCTGCAGGTTCTGCCTTGCCGGGTTCGGTTACCGGCCTTACCGTGAACGGTCCTTCGAGGCGGTAAAGGCCGCTATCGATGAAGGTCTCAGCCACACCGGATACGAGGAGATATCTCTCCTTTCGCTCAGTTCGGGTGATTACCCCTTTCTCTTCGACGTGCTGGAATATGCAAAGAAAAGGTATCACGGCCTGTCGGTGAGCCTGCCGTCGCTCAAGATAGGCAGCATCGGGAGTGACGAGATATCGGCAATGGGCCAGATGGCGCGAACGGGTTTCACCTTTGCCCTCGAGGCCCCGACGACCTCTCTTCGTTCCCGGCTCAACAAGGACATAGACGTGGACAGTCTCGTTGCTCAGTTGCCCCAGCTCAGGGCCCTGGGCTGGCGCAGGCTGAAGCTCTACCTCATGGTCGGTTTTCCCTGGGAGACGCAGGACGATCTCGTCGCCATTCGCGACGTGATAGCGCCATTCCGGTCGGCGGGCATGGACGTGAACCTCTCCGTATCCCCCTTTACACCGAAGCCGCATACGCCTTTCCAGTGGCTCCCCATGGATGACGAAAGTGTCCTCACGGAGAAGATCATGATCATCAAGGACGCCCTGAAAAGGACGGGCGTACGGGTGCGCTACCGCGACACCTCGGTGAGTGTTGTGGAAAGCATTGTCGCGCGGGCGGACGAACATCTCGCACCCCTTTTCGAGCATCTTCATGCAAAGGGGGTGCGTCTCGAGGCATGGAGGGAATTCTTTTCCTTCGAACCTTACCGGCAATGGTTCGATGAGAATTCGACGGATATGAAGACCTACACCGGCGGCCGCGATACGGCCGGCACGCTGCCCTGGGATATGGTCGACATGGGTCTTGGGGATGGTTTCCTCGTTAAGGAATTGGATAAGGCGGCGTCGGGGGAGATGACGGTGTCTTGCCTGAGCGGCTGCGCCGGCTGCGGTCTGGGATGCTCGGTTCAAGGAAGAGAAGGCCGACAGGACGTACCCGACAGGGCCATAGTCTCCGGAGATGCCGCTGTGGAGAGTACAGGCGCCGCCGAGGCGCCGAAAAAGTTCACCTTTCGCTATGGCAAATACGGTGATGCACGCTACATCGGTCATCTTGACACCATGAACATTATCGTGAGGGCCATGAAGGCCTCGAGTGTCAGGATCAGGACGAGGGGAAAGTATCATCCGTTGCCGAAGATAGCCCTGACGGACGCTCTTCCCGTGGGCGTGGAAAGCTTTAGTGAATTTATCGAGATCGAGACGGACAGCGGCGTGGTCGTGGATGTGTCGACGGTGGGAAGGATCAACGAAAGGCTTCCATCGGG
This window contains:
- a CDS encoding energy transducer TonB, which encodes MTGRGHAGYVVSLVLHLAVAVAVVIIPFEMVARQKSIVLDFSVVKGSGSDNAGDRGGRGPAGAQKQERAPRDRQPRRVGHGETVSRGSDYRMTAVAPQDHDLDRKALTGFDPQGQVAVAGDSVGARHTVTPAPDGNGAGTGAAGARTLNYIGSGGPDERNFSFIRDRIMQGIVYPERARRMGWEGKVVLSFTVHENGSIDDVKIIDSSGFSVLDENARETIAKTDLKRKVPVRLVVLLPVEYRLR
- a CDS encoding TIGR00730 family Rossman fold protein, which produces MEKQYVIDDINLKESWRLFHIMAEFVEGFENLNEVNPAITVFGSARCQKGHDLYEKTYGLAKLLAKNGFNIITGGGGGVMEAANKGARDGGAKSIGINIELPFEQKPNPYANVRLSYRYFFVRKVMFLKYAMAYVVMPGGFGTLDELFEAITLIQTKKMRPFPVILYDSTYWKGLVDWMKEQMLEHSRILKEDLEIFKIMDDPQEIVDYVKRFVIL
- a CDS encoding DUF72 domain-containing protein, which produces MIGTSGFSFDDWIGEVYPQGTKKQDMLSHYVNRLGFRALEVNYTYYSMPSRKTMESFARRTTSDFSFVVKAYKGITHSIIGDIRETCRLFKEGIEPLGESMKALLFQFPYMFLPTDENIGYLRKIRDEFADYESIIEFRNARWFEERYFDLLRELSLGFCVVDEPRLKGLMPFTPVLTSQTGYFRFHGRNRAWFREPVDVRYDYLYTEKELKTFVQPVEDIASKTAGTTFVFFNNCHAGKAARNALMMIELLRQKPSLDAAAQAAPHN
- a CDS encoding phosphomannomutase/phosphoglucomutase, which translates into the protein MNNEIFREYDIRGSVEDDLADDVVRSIGKAFGAYMVRLGKKRAALCRDCRLSSGHYRDILAEAMVESGLDVVDVGLAPTPLFYYSLFNLDVEGGIMITGSHNPPSMNGFKVAVDRATLYGEQIQDMRRIIEAERYVSDVGSYREYKDIVKDYYGYLRKSIKIGKRFNVVMDAGNGTGGVIAAPIMKEFGQNVTELFCDMDGHFPNHFPDPTVEKNLAALRETVLREKADVGIGYDGDADRIGIIDEKGGIIWGDYLMLIYARQVLKEHKGAIFVSEVKCSRNLFDDIAKRGGVPIMWKAGHSLIKQKMREVHAMMGGEMSGHIFFADRFFGYDDAIYASLRFLEIMEEDGRPVSEFLADLPKTYFTPEIRTDCPDRVKFDVVRELTELYRSQYPIIDIDGVRAMFDDGWGLVRPSNTQPILVLRFEADTKEGLDRIQSMVTEDLERIMKKFQGT
- a CDS encoding TIGR03960 family B12-binding radical SAM protein, whose product is MFDIPRNILRPARYIGCEPNHVKKDLKDVKVRFALCYPDIYEIAMSYYGLFLLYEIANNVEGVWCERCFAPWADMEEHLRRSGTALGTLESKTPLHAMDLIGFSLTYELNVTNVLNMLSLGGVKIRAEERKGNDPIVIGGGPLMLNPKPYERFFDIIVAGEGDEVLVSLLNTARSMKGESRDRMIAELAKLEGVHSPFAPSPKVKRLFVRDLDNGYHPARPPIPTVDSVHNRLNIEISRGCGNGCRFCLAGFGYRPYRERSFEAVKAAIDEGLSHTGYEEISLLSLSSGDYPFLFDVLEYAKKRYHGLSVSLPSLKIGSIGSDEISAMGQMARTGFTFALEAPTTSLRSRLNKDIDVDSLVAQLPQLRALGWRRLKLYLMVGFPWETQDDLVAIRDVIAPFRSAGMDVNLSVSPFTPKPHTPFQWLPMDDESVLTEKIMIIKDALKRTGVRVRYRDTSVSVVESIVARADEHLAPLFEHLHAKGVRLEAWREFFSFEPYRQWFDENSTDMKTYTGGRDTAGTLPWDMVDMGLGDGFLVKELDKAASGEMTVSCLSGCAGCGLGCSVQGREGRQDVPDRAIVSGDAAVESTGAAEAPKKFTFRYGKYGDARYIGHLDTMNIIVRAMKASSVRIRTRGKYHPLPKIALTDALPVGVESFSEFIEIETDSGVVVDVSTVGRINERLPSGIKIYEFIEGSLKDMVKEYLFILSADAPVEEGLTLWRRARGRYFYLWHGKGVKQLWMQGCFTRIIKVESRRMHGI